One genomic window of Penaeus chinensis breed Huanghai No. 1 chromosome 35, ASM1920278v2, whole genome shotgun sequence includes the following:
- the LOC125044457 gene encoding probable 3',5'-cyclic phosphodiesterase pde-5 isoform X1, which produces MSCILLQVALEVLSYHNSCNDEEFDLIQAQSLNEAPPGVDDYYFCPLNLEDMEKVRHAIYMFVDLFGLTRFEKDCLIRFTLTVKKNYRRVPYHNWTHGFSVANSMYTIIKHSPKTFRPLECLALFIGSLCHDLDHRGKNNKFMLETESPLAAIYTTSTLEHHHFNQTVTILQQEGHNIFGKLTSNEYKQVLGNIKHCILATDLAMFFPNKAKLVKLVEENQFDWENPEHRLLIEAIAMTACDLCASAKPWDVQVETVKVIFEEFYEQGDAEKAVGKSPIPMMDRTKTDEQASSQVGFLSGICIPCYELLHKLIPNTEPLLAGCKSNLETWKNIASEKKTKAREEEEEEGEETDTGIEEVNDDEDEDGEETVEEIDDDCIDSRDNGDNK; this is translated from the exons ATGAGTTGCATCCTGTTGCAGGTAGCGTTAGAGGTGCTCAGTTACCACAACTCATGTAATGATGAAGAATTTGACCTTATACAAGCACAAAGTCTTAATGAAGCACCTCCTGGGGTGGATGA CTATTACTTCTGCCCGCTGAACCTCGAGGACATGGAGAAAGTCCGCCACGCCATCTACATGTTCGTGGACTTGTTCGGCCTCACGCGCTTCGAGAAGGACTGCCTCATCCGGTTCACGCTGACGGTGAAGAAGAACTACAGGAGGGTTCCTTATCATAACTGGACGCATGGGTTCAGCGTGGCTAATTCCATGTATACCATTATCAAACATTCGCCCAAGACTTTCCGACCGCTGGAG TGCCTGGCGCTGTTCATCGGCTCCCTGTGCCACGACCTGGACCACCGAGGCAAGAACAACAAGTTCATGCTGGAGACGGAGAGTCCCCTGGCGGCCATCTACACCACGTCGACGCTGGAGCACCACCACTTCAACCAGACGGTCACCATTCTGCAGCAG gaAGGACACAACATCTTCGGGAAGCTGACGTCGAACGAGTACAAGCAGGTGCTTGGCAACATCAAGCACTGTATCCTGGCCACCGACCTGGCCATGTTCTTCCCCAACAAGGCTAAGTTGGTCAAGCTGGTGGAAGAAAATCAGTTCGATTGGGAGAACCCTGAGCACAG GCTGCTGATCGAGGCCATCGCCATGACCGCCTGTGACCTGTGCGCGTCCGCCAAGCCGTGGGACGTGCAGGTCGAGACGGTCAAGGTCATCTTCGAGGAATTTTACGAGCAG GGCGACGCCGAGAAGGCCGTGGGCAAGAGTCCGATCCCGATGATGGACAGAACCAAGACGGACGAGCAGGCGTCCTCGCAG GTGGGCTTCCTGTCGGGGATCTGCATTCCGTGCTACGAGCTGCTGCACAAGCTGATCCCGAACACCGAGCCCCTCCTGGCGGGCTGCAAGAGCAACCTCGAGACGTGGAAGAACATCGCGagcgaaaagaagacgaaggccagagaagaggaggaggaggaaggggaagagacggaCACGGGGATTGAGGAAGTGAatgacgacgaggacgaggatggggaggagacggTGGAGGAGATCGACGATGACTGCATTGATAGCAGAGATAACGGAGATAATAAATAG
- the LOC125044457 gene encoding probable 3',5'-cyclic phosphodiesterase pde-5 isoform X2 gives MMSYHSCCGEDELSKLSKEEVPNHMLGVDDYYFCPLNLEDMEKVRHAIYMFVDLFGLTRFEKDCLIRFTLTVKKNYRRVPYHNWTHGFSVANSMYTIIKHSPKTFRPLECLALFIGSLCHDLDHRGKNNKFMLETESPLAAIYTTSTLEHHHFNQTVTILQQEGHNIFGKLTSNEYKQVLGNIKHCILATDLAMFFPNKAKLVKLVEENQFDWENPEHRLLIEAIAMTACDLCASAKPWDVQVETVKVIFEEFYEQGDAEKAVGKSPIPMMDRTKTDEQASSQVGFLSGICIPCYELLHKLIPNTEPLLAGCKSNLETWKNIASEKKTKAREEEEEEGEETDTGIEEVNDDEDEDGEETVEEIDDDCIDSRDNGDNK, from the exons ATGATGAGCTACCATAGCTGTTGCGGGGAGGATGAGCTCTCGAAGCTATCAAAGGAAGAGGTCCCCAATCACATGCTTGGCGTCGACGA CTATTACTTCTGCCCGCTGAACCTCGAGGACATGGAGAAAGTCCGCCACGCCATCTACATGTTCGTGGACTTGTTCGGCCTCACGCGCTTCGAGAAGGACTGCCTCATCCGGTTCACGCTGACGGTGAAGAAGAACTACAGGAGGGTTCCTTATCATAACTGGACGCATGGGTTCAGCGTGGCTAATTCCATGTATACCATTATCAAACATTCGCCCAAGACTTTCCGACCGCTGGAG TGCCTGGCGCTGTTCATCGGCTCCCTGTGCCACGACCTGGACCACCGAGGCAAGAACAACAAGTTCATGCTGGAGACGGAGAGTCCCCTGGCGGCCATCTACACCACGTCGACGCTGGAGCACCACCACTTCAACCAGACGGTCACCATTCTGCAGCAG gaAGGACACAACATCTTCGGGAAGCTGACGTCGAACGAGTACAAGCAGGTGCTTGGCAACATCAAGCACTGTATCCTGGCCACCGACCTGGCCATGTTCTTCCCCAACAAGGCTAAGTTGGTCAAGCTGGTGGAAGAAAATCAGTTCGATTGGGAGAACCCTGAGCACAG GCTGCTGATCGAGGCCATCGCCATGACCGCCTGTGACCTGTGCGCGTCCGCCAAGCCGTGGGACGTGCAGGTCGAGACGGTCAAGGTCATCTTCGAGGAATTTTACGAGCAG GGCGACGCCGAGAAGGCCGTGGGCAAGAGTCCGATCCCGATGATGGACAGAACCAAGACGGACGAGCAGGCGTCCTCGCAG GTGGGCTTCCTGTCGGGGATCTGCATTCCGTGCTACGAGCTGCTGCACAAGCTGATCCCGAACACCGAGCCCCTCCTGGCGGGCTGCAAGAGCAACCTCGAGACGTGGAAGAACATCGCGagcgaaaagaagacgaaggccagagaagaggaggaggaggaaggggaagagacggaCACGGGGATTGAGGAAGTGAatgacgacgaggacgaggatggggaggagacggTGGAGGAGATCGACGATGACTGCATTGATAGCAGAGATAACGGAGATAATAAATAG
- the LOC125044453 gene encoding uncharacterized protein LOC125044453 — protein MATHGRRLPPIPQGQVTDIPGMVPIAVPNIAPKISSTTVPNMVTNSVPKVMSTAVQNLVPSAVSNMISTAVTNLVPSVVPSLGSGFGTAGHSPRAQHSRYHSGCLAAPPPPPPARDGRAGAGGRRSPRPPTRPRLLLGSFGTCMAQPLFVTLHHSLRIDAGEQITRPAHEHTFQ, from the exons ATGGCTACTCATGGGCGTCGACTCCCGCCCATACCACAGG GTCAAGTCACAGACATACCCGGGATGGTGCCAATTGCGGTGCCAAATATAGCGCCAAAAATTTCGTCAACTACAGTGCCAAATATGGTGACGAATTCAGTGCCAAAAGTGATGTCAACTGCGGTGCAAAACTTGGTGCCTAGTGCGGTGTCAAATATGATTTCAACTGCAGTGACAAATTTGGTGCCAAGTGTGGTGCCAAGTTTGGGCTCAGGTTTTGGAACCGCTGGCCACTCGCCCCGAGCTCAACACTCTCGCTATCACAG CGGGTGCCtggccgcgccgccgccgcccccgcccgcGAGGGACGGGCGTGCGGGCGCGGGCGGCAGGAGGtccccccgcccgcccacccgcccgagGCTGCTCCTGG GAAGTTTCGGAACTTGCATGGCACAGCCTTTGTTCGTGACTCTCCACCATTCGCTGAGAATCGACGCTGGTGAACAAATAACGCGGCCTGCGCATGAACACACATTCCAATAG